Part of the Candidatus Binatia bacterium genome, GTCCAACCACGATATGTTGCGGAGGTCATCCGAGACTCCTTGAGCACAGAGGCATGGGCACGAAACTACTTCTCTCAACGCATCCCTTGTCGGTCGAGCAGCTAGCCGATCGGCTATTCTCCGTCAACTGTCGACCCGTCACGACTCGGATTCGAGGTGGGCCGCGAGTTCAGTCTGGTGGCCTGCGGCCTCGCGGCCGAGGCGCGAGCAGATCACCTTGCCCGAGCCCGTCCGCGGCTGTCCCTCGGCCGGGTCGGCGAGAGACTCAGGAGGGCCTCCGTGCACTACAAGCCTGAGGACATTCCGATCTTGACCCCCGACTACGGCAACGGCTGCATGCGATCGGTCAAGGCCGGCAACATGGAGCTCGGCGCCACTTGGGTGAAGAGTGCCGTGGACACGACTCCCTACTACAAGGGGCTGCCCGACGACGCCTGCCCTTGCGAACACTACGGCTACGTCATCTCCGGAAGCTTCCGCATCCACTACCTCGACGGCAGCGAAGAGCACGTCAAAGCCGGCGAACTCTACTACATTCCGAAAGGTCACCATTTCATCTACGACGAGGCTTGCCATCATCTGGAGATCAACCCACACGAGGATCTCCAGCGGCTGATGCAGCACTTCAACGCTCAGCTCAGCCAGCAAGGTGACACGACGCCGCAGGAGCCGAAGCCGTGACACAGCGCCCTCGAGGGCTAGACGAGCTTGCCAGACTGGGTTGCCGATGACCGTAGTGCTGATCAGCGGCGGCGTGGCGGTGCTCGTCATCGGCTTCGTGAGTCTCGTCGTACTCCTCTACCAGGGACGCCGGACGCCCCATGGGCGACCGCAGTTCGTCGCGCTGGGAAGCTCGTTTGCCGCCGGGATCGGGCTCGGGCCACGGGTACCGCGTAGTCCGCATGCGTGTATGCAGAGCATCAACGGCTATCCCCAGCAGCTCGCGCGCCTGTTGGGGCTGTCTCTCGTCGACGTGAGTTGCTCGGGCGCAGCCGCGAAGCATGTCCTGCACGGCGCACAGTATTTCCAGAGGCCCCAGCTCGACGCCCTCGAAGCGAGTACGGAACTCGTCACCCTGACGATTGGGGGAAACGACGTCCGCTACGTCGGTGATCTGTCGATGCTGGCCGCGCGGCGCGAGCGATCCTTGAGCGGATGGTTGCTCGGCAAGTTCTGGAACGGGCCGAAGCCCGTCGAGGAACGGGACTTCTCCAGACTCCAGGCGGACATCCGAAGCATCCTGAACGAAATCCAGCAGCGCTCCCCGCGCGCCCGCATCGTCGTTGCCACGTACCCGACGATCGTTCCGGCGCAAGAGGTTTGCCCGAAGCTTGGTCTGACGGAAGAGGAGGCAGCGCTCATGCGCGACGTGGGTCTTCAGCTGGCCGAGACGACCCGGGCCGCCGCACGTGAGGCCGGCGCCCTCGTCCTCGACCTGGAACGGTTGTCGGCTCCGCATCACGCCTGCGCTGCCCGTCCTTGGGTGAATGGCTGGAAGCAGGCCGCGGGCACGCAGTTTCACCCGACGATGGACGGGGCGAAGGCCACCGCAGAAGAGATCGCGCGAATCCTGGGGAGCTCGACGGACGCCGATCCGGTGGCTTTCGAGAAGGACGTAAAGTGAGCAGTATCAAAGCTGGGGTGGGTCGACGTCCGTTCGAACACTCGGACCCACACGCAACGCGGGAGCTACCGACGACGGGTGGCTAACGACCTTTGGAGGATGACGATGACGGACCTTGCAACGCTCGCGACCCCCTTGCGCAGAGATCTTCCGATGCCAATCGACCGAGTCGTGCATCGAGAGGGATTGCAGCTTCCGCCCGGAACGGTAGTCGTTTCCGCCGACAGTCACTGGGAAATCGCCGAAGACATTTTCGTCGAGCGCCTTCCCGCCAAGTTTCGCGACATGGCGCCGCGCATCTGGACGGACAACGTCGTGCAGTTCGGCTTCTCTGACGGCAAGGGTAACGTCATCGACCCCATGACCAGCGAGATGAAAAAAATCTGGGAGCGAAGCACGGAGGTCGAGGGCATTCATGACCTGAACCTCCGCATCCGGGACATGGACGCAGAAGGGATCGCGAAAGAGATCAACTTCCCGAGTTTCGGGTTGGGGTTCTCCGCACTGCCCGACCTCGAGCTCCGTGAAGCCATCTTCCGGGTCTACGATGAAGCACTGGCCGAGATGCAGGCAACGGCGGCCGGCCGCTCCTACGGCGTCGCCGTCATCTCGAACTGGTGGGATGCCACGCAGGCACGGAGCGCGGTGCAGCACATCGTCGATCTCGGCTTCAAAGCGATGATCCTGCCGGTCCGGGCTGGTCTACACGCGGACGGAAAGCCCGTCGTCTATTCCGAGCCGGAACTAGACCCGCTCTGGGAAGCGATCGAGGCGTCCGGCCTTCCCCTCTGCTTCCACATCGGCGAAGGGGCGAGGTTCAGCGGCCGCGGCGGCTGGGGCATCGCGGCGATGACTTCCTTCTCACCATTCGTGCCCGTCCTCGCCCAACTGATCTTCGGCGGCATCCTCGAGCGGTTTCCCAAGCTCAAGATCGTCTTCGCCGAGGGCGGAATCGGATGGGTTCCGGCCGCACTTCAAGACGCGGAGTTGGTTTTCGACAGCTTCACGGGACTGCACAACTACTTCCCGAAGCTCCGCCCGACGGAGTATTGGTCGCGGAACTGCCATGCAACGTTCCAGAACGACGCGCTCGGCCTGAGACTGCTCGACCACATTGGAGTCGACAACGTCATGTGGGCCGTGGACTATCCGCACGCCGAAGGAAGTTGGGGCATGAGCGAAGCTTCGATGAGGACGGTTCTGGACAGCGTTCCGCCGGACGCGGCACGAAAGATCCTCGGCGGAAACGCACTCCGCGTCTTCAACCTGTGAGCCGCGGACGAAGCGCGGCAGAAGAGTATCCGCGGTGCGCGGCGTCTGTCCGAGGTCAGGTGGACGTGGTCTCGTCCACGATCTTCTGGAAGTCATCAACCTCCGGCCCTCGGGTCTGGCCACCTGCGGCCAGAAAGCGACGGATCGGCTCGACATGCTGCCCGGCGGCCATCAGCCGAGCCAGGGCTTGCGTCTCCGCGAGGATGGCGTCCTCGATCGGCCCAAGCGCGACATCGACGACGCGCTTGATCTCGGTGATCGATGCCGCGGGCATGCGTGCGATCCGCCGGGCCAACCGGTCCGCTTCGTCGTCGAGGCCATGGGGCGGCACGACGGCTTGCAGCCACCCAACCGCGAGTGCCTCCTCCGCGTCCATGTCTCGACCGGTGAGGAGCAGTTCCAACGCCCGCGCCCGCCCGAGCGCCTTGGCCCATCGAACCGTGCCTCCACCGCCGGGAAGCAGGCCCAGCGCCACCTCGGGTTGACCCACGACGGCGCGTGTCGACCCGATCCGCATGTCCATCGCGTACAACAGCTCGCAAGCGCCGCCGCGCGCCGCGCCATCGAGCACGCCGATCGTCGCACACGACAAGCGGCGAAGCCGCTCGAACAAGGCGACTCCGCCGTTGGGCTCGGCTGGTCGTTCGGTCGAGGGCTGCATCTGGAGCAACGCCTGTGCGTCTGCGTGCATGAGGAAGAAGTCCGGATTAGCGCTGCGGAACACGGCCACGCGGAGATCGGCTTCGCCCTCGAGTCGATCGAGGAGCCCGAACAACTCGATGAACAGCTCGACGTTGAGCAGCGGGAGAGGAGTGACGTCGATCGTCACCTGAGCGATGCCGTCGACGATCTCTGTTCGAACCAAGCTCACAACTTCGATCTCCCTTCGGCCCCGAGGCTCGAGTCGCTTCGCTCCCCAGGCCGTTACGCCCCCGCACACCGCGCCGTGGGCTTGCCAACGTATCAACGCTGCGTTCTAAGTGGCAAGCCAAGGGTTCGTCATGATCTGCGGATCGGCGTCGGTCGTCGACTTCGAGAAAACAGATCCCAAATCGTTCAACCAGATGGCCGCTTCCACGGTCGCGCCCGCAGCGGGCGCGACCGACTCGTAGGCGATCCACGGGCAGACGCCGTCGTCGCACAACAGGAGGATTCCAACCGATGCTGAAGCCCGACGACCTCGACGCCTCGTGGTTCCAGACGGCCCTCACCCCCCAGTATTCCGGCGTCCGTGTCTCCGGCGCGGAGATCACCAAAGTCGACGAGTGGACGAATACGCACGTTCGAATGAAGCTCTCGTTTGACGAGGCCGCCGGCGCCCCGGAGCGCGTGTTCGTCAAGTTGCCGCCCCGGAACGTCAGCAAGGCGAGGGCGATGGGTTCGGCCCGTATGGGCGCCCTCGAGGCCCGCTTCTACCAGCGGCTGGCGCCGGTCATCGATCTCCGCGTCCCGACCCCCCACGCCGCAATCATCGAGGAAGACGGAGGGTTCGCCATCGTCATCGAGGACCTCCGGGACAGCGGATGCGTCCCCTACAACGCAATCGGCGTCTCCCCCGACGCCGCCGCAGGAGCCCTCGAGGACCTCGCGAAGATGCACGTCCGGTACGAGGATCCAGGGCAACGCACCGGGAATGAAGTTTCCTGGATCGCGGCACCAGCGCCCCGTCGGGCCCCGGACCCACAACGGCCGGAGAAGCCCAACGTCGGCCAGATCCTGCTGCGACGAGGCATCGACCAAGCGCGCGACCAGCTCAACGACGCCTACGTCACGGTCGCAGAGTTCTGGATCGACCATGTGGCCGAACTTCAGGCCCTGTGGTGGGACGCACCGCACACCGTCATCCAGGGCGACGCGCACCCCGGGAACCTCTTCGACGATCACGGACGCGTAGGCTTCCTCGACTGGGGGATCATCTCGCTCGGCGACCCGATGCGCGACGCCTCCTACTTCATCTGCCTCGCACTCGATACCGAGGTGCGCCGCGCACACCAGCGGGAACTCCTGCGCCACTACCTCGACGTCCGCCGCTCGCTCGGTGGACGAGAGATCGGATGGGACGACGCGTGGAACCGCCACCGAATTCACGCGGCCTATACCGTGCCGGCCAGTTGCCAGGCGCTGGCCGTACCCGAGGACGCCACACCGAACGCCAAGAAGTTCTCCGCCTTGTTCCTTCAGCGGGCCGTGGCCGCCGTCGAGGACCTCGATGCCCCGAACGCCATCGGGGCCTTCCCGCCCTGACACGCGCAAAACCCGAGCGAGAAGCGGCTCTGCCATCATCGGAACGAATCCGTTCTGATCCGGGGCCCGGCCCAGGCACTGCTCGGGACGTTACGGCGCCGGACAGATGCCTAGAACGACGTTGGGCTCGAGGGACAGCCCGCGGACCACCACCATGATGTTCGGCTCGAGAGCGACGACGCCGCCTCACTGCGTGCCCGATACGACCTCTGCCAACCGGGCGGCGTCAACCGGCAAGAGGTAGCCCGCGGCCTGGGCATCTGCGGCAGCTTGACGCCATTTCCGGACGAACTCGTCCTGTGTTGGGTACAACGCTGTGAGTCGTTCCTGCGTGAGCGGTACCGTCTGTCCGAAGAAAACGCAGAATCCCGCCGCGTCGGCGGCGGGGAGACCGGACAGCGTCGCGACCGGTGCGTCGACTGCGGGCGTTCGCACGCCTCCCTTCACGTTGCCATTTTCGTCGATCCCGAAGGACGGTGGTGTCGTCGTCGAGTCCACCTCGAGGCGCGGCATCGAGCCTGGTTGTTCGCCCGTTTCGACCCATTCGATGAGGGTGTGAAGCGCCGCCAGCATCACGTAGTGCTGCTGGCCGGCGTTGAGGCCAGGGGGACATTCCAAGGTGAGCGGCGACCCGCCGAGGTCGACCGTGAAGCCGGTGCTGGGCGACGTCATCGACGAGAACTGCGCGACATCTGATTCAATCGTGCCGGTGTCGTCGCCGGCCTGCTGGGCGACGTAGATGTCGACGTGTGCGGTGCCAGCGACCTCCCAGAGTCGATGGGAAGGGTTATCAGGTTGCCTGGCGGGCAAGAACCCGCTGATACCCAACACGTCGGTCTCGGTCTGGAGTGTGAGAACGGGCACCGTCAAGTCGTCACGGATGAACACCGTCTCTGGCGCCGGCACATCGGCCTCCGGTGCCACGGACACGGCTGGACTCCCACCCCCACGGCTGTGGATCAGGTACCCGTCATAGACGTTCACGAGCGGCGCCAACGCGTTGACGTACGTGGTCAATCGGCCAGCTGACTGCGACTCTCCGTCGGCAATCAACGATCTCACTTGGAGGCCGGGCAAGAGCGTGGCGGACCATTCGCGAACCGCCATGCCGGCCTGCGAGTACATGTCGTAGGAGTAGCTGTCACCAGGGTGCCCGAGGGACCCGTAGCGCGCCGGGTCCGATTCCAGCAGCTGATTCACACCGACCGCTTGCGCCGAGACGCCGACGTAGGCGTGACCTTCACGAATGATCTCCCTGTGCGTGTACAACCAGTCGACAGCCTGGTCGAGGCCCGACGTTACGTTGAACCACTCGACGATGACCGTGCCGCTAAAGTCATTCCGATCCACCGGCTGCACGACGACGAGACGGGTCTTGTACGGGGCGGTCGCGTCCGGCACGACTGACCACTTCCCGTCCGAACCGAGCGGCCTCGACGACGAGTACGACGACGCCGCCCCCGAGATGAAGAACTCCGAGATCGAATAGCCGACCGAAGCCAGCGGATAGTTCCCGAACATCTGCACCGGGTTGGGCTCCGGGAGGGCATCGCTGAGATCCGGAACAGCCGCCGATGGCTCGGGCTGTACGGGTGACAGCGTGGCATCGGAGCATGCACTGATTCCCGCGACGAGCACACACGCGGCGGCCATGGCCGCCCAGCCGATCTTGTTCATGACGCACCTTTCTTCGTTGCACCGCCCACGGATCTACCGGCAACGCCCTCCTGCATGCATTGTCTCGACATGAGATGTCAAACGACGGCCCCAGTTCACCCCGCTTCCGCTTCGTTGTTCGCCGTCAATCGACGAATCGTCGCGGAGCGAGGCCAAACGCCACCTTCTGAGAGCGCCGCGGTGTTCGACAAACGGGACGCCCGATCCGCCGCCATTCTGGACCCACGAGAGTGTCGACGACTTCTCCTCCCCGAGTCTCAACGTGATGTGCCCCGGTTTTCACGGAGTCGGATTTCTGGAATCTAGAGCTGCTGTCGGAGGAGGACAGCATGGGAAGAAAGGGCTACCCAGCCGAGTTTCGGCGACGGGTATTGAAGCTTGTCGAAGCCGGGAGACGCATTGCGGAGGTCGCAACGGATCTCGGTATCAGCCAGCAAACGATCTACGACTGGCGTCACCAGGATCGGATCGACAAGGGCTTGGAGTCGGGCATCTCGTCAGCTGCACAGGTCGAGCTCGCCGCGGCTCAAAGGCCCGTGCACGAGCTAGAGAACGAGCTCCAGGTCCATCGGCGGGCCACGGAACTCCTGAAGGGTGACACCCGCCCAAACGTCGGTACGCGGCGATCCAAGTGATCGCCGCGGAAGGGCTATCGGTGCAACTCTCCTGCCGAGTACTCGGCGTCTCTCAATCGGGCTACTACGAGTGGCGAGACCGACCGCCGTCGGCACGTACGATTCGCCACGTGTGGTTGACCGACATCATCCGGCAGATCCACGTGGACTCGCGCGAAGTGTACGGAGCCCGCGGCGTTCATGCCGAGCTTACACTAGGCCGCGGCGTCGCCGTCGGCATCCGGGCAGTCGAGCTTCTCATGCATCGGGCCGGAATCCAGGGCTTGGTCGGCCGCCCTCGCTACCGCCACGTTTCGAATATGGCTACCGCTGAAGACCTCGTTGATCGCGACTTTCAGCGTACAGAGCCAGACCAGCTGTGGGTGACCGACATCACCGAGCACCCGACACGCGAGGGCAAGGTCTATTGCGCCGTCGTCTTGGACGCCTTCTCTCGGCGCGTCGTGGGCTGGTCGATCGATGCATCACAGACTGCGGCGCTCGTGACCAACGCGCTCGGCATGGCGATCGACCAACGCTCGCCGGACGGCGACACCGTGATCCACTCGGATCACGGCACGCAATTCACTTCGTGGGCCTTCACGCAGCGCGCCCTCGACTCTGGTCTCGTGCCTTCGATGGGATCGGTCGGCGATTGCTTCGACAACGCCGTGATCGAGTCGTTTTGGGGGCGGGTGCAGGTCGAGCTACTGAATCGAAAGAAGTGGCGAACTCGAGTCGAGCTAGCGAACGCCATCTTCGAATACCTAGAGATGTTCCACAATCGGCAGCGGCGTCACTCGGCGCTTGGAATGCTCACGCCTGTCGAGTTTGAGGCTCGGCACAGAACGAGAACGGCAGCATGAATCCAGTTTTCGAACTCCGGAGAACCTCATGGGCTCCGGAGAACCCGGAGCGATTCATGCCGAGCCGAGACTGCCCCGAGCGGACCCAGCCATCCTTCCCCTGCTCGCTCGCCTCGTGCCGACCTCGCGTAGTGCAACGCTTCTCGTCCAGCCCGAAACCATCCTCCGATGCCACCGGCGCGGCTTCCGACTGCTCTGGAAGCGCAGCTCCAACCCCACGCAAACAGAGCCGCGAATCTCTGCCGAGACGATCACCCTCATCGAGAAGACGGCGGCGACCAATCGCCTCTGGGGAGCCGAGAGGATTCGCGGTGAACTGCCGAAACTCGACATCAGACTCGCAAAGCGCACGATCCAGAACTACCTGCGGCGGATCCAGAGACCTCGCCCACCCAGCCACCGCTCATCCACGTTCCTTCCCAACCATGCCCGCGAAACCTGGGCCTACGACTTCTTGCTCGGGAACTCGATCGTCACGCCCCAGGACCCATCGGCGGCCGATGGACCGATCCGGCGTCGCGAGCGCGGAGGCGGGATCCTGAACCACTACTACAGAGATGCGGCGTAGGCCCCGGCCGAGTTCCCGGACACGACGCGGCCGAGGAGTAGCAACCCCTCAGGAGGCCTCAACGGTTTCGGGACGATCGAGTTCTCGGAAGCCACAGCCGTGCGACGACGAAGCAGCGGATCACGGGCCGCCGAATACATACCCAACTGCTCGAACAAGTTCGTGATTCAAGTCTCCGGACGGTCCTGCGTTCGTCGCGCCGGGCGGCCGCCTCTCCGTGAGGTCAGCGCCGCGATGTTCCCTGCGTGCAGCTCTGGCCACGAGCACCAACGCCCGGCGAGGTCGGCGAGCGATGCCGCGCTCGGCAGGAAGCCCAGCGGGCCTTCGTAGGCCTCGGCCTGGACGACGACCCAGCCGACGAGTTCGTTGCCGGCGACGACCGGCAGCACGGCGATCACGACGCGACCGCCCTACGCTGCGCGCGCACCTTCTTGCGTGGCCCGGTCGGGTGATACTCGCCGTTCGCCTTCCGAGTCTCGATCCTTGCCCGTCGCGCAGCCATCGCGCGCTGGTGCCCTCCCCCGCCGAACCATCGAATCACGTCTGACAGCCGGTGCCGGCGCGACCTCCCCTGCCCGACCGTCGGCAAGTCCCGCGCGTACTGACGCCAGAGCGTGATCGTCGCCGCGCTCATCCCCATCGCCTCGGCGAGCCCGGCTGGGTTCAGCAGCGGCTCGATAACCTTGACCTTCGATTTCATTCGCAGACCCTCCCTCGAGATCTCCATTGTACAAATGAGTATCCATGTATAGTATGCTTTGACATGACTACGCAACCAGGCTTGAAGACGCCCCAGAGTTCGGGCACCTTCCGCGCGCATGCTGAGCCCCAATCAGGCGACGCTCGATTTCCTGGCGAAGCTGGCAGCGACCGACTCCCTAGATGCGCTGAGCCCGGCCGAGAACCTGCTGCTGCGCGAAGACGCGGCGAAGGTCTCGTCGGAGTTTGGGACGGTGTCGAAACGTCGACAGACCGAGATCCTCGGCGAGCTACAGATCGACTGCCGCGACGTGATCGCCGGGCTCCTCGCCGGGGAGAACGTGAGCCTCACGCACCGCGACCTGAAGCTCGCCACGCCTCGCACTGGCCTCATCTCCCGCCTGAGGCACCTTGGCGACGACGGGTATTTGCACCCCTCTCCGACCGCGAGTCGCGGCGTCAAGGGCGCCCAGGGGCTCTGGGAGGCCTTCTGGCAGGCCGTCGACACATCGCAACGCTTCCCGTTCGCGCTGTGCCCGCGGGACAAGCGCATCTTCGCGCCTCGGTCCTCGCGACAGCGCTTCTGCTCTCCGAGCTGCGCGCAGGCGTACAGCCACGACAGCAGACGCGAGGAGCGGCTCGAGTCGATGCGCGAGTATTCGCGCAAGCGACGGGCGAAGAAGAAGCCGATGCGGTAGCGCCATCGCCGCCGCTCTCGGCCAGGAGGGCGGTTACATGAGGCGAAAGTACGGGATGGGCGGCGTCTACCAGCGCGGTGCCGTCTGGTGGTTCTACTGGAGCGACAACGGCCGGCAGCGCTTCGAGTCGAGCAGGTCGAGCAGCAAGCCTGCGGCGATGGCGATGCTCGCCGAGCGGCAGAGCCAGGTGAAGACCGGCCGGCACCTCGAGCACGCCGACCGCGTGACGCTCGGGGCTCTACTCGACGGCGCGCTCGAAGACTACGAGACCAACGAGCGCCGCTCGATGCGAAAGGCCCGGACGAACGCAGCCATCCTGCGGGCCTACTTCGGCGACGTGCCGGCGCAGGCAATCAGCTCGGCCGACGTCCGGCGGTTCTCGAAGCAAGAGCGCACTCGAGACCTGCCGGCCGGCAGCTATCGGTCGAACGCCACGATCAACGCGAGGCTTCGCCTGCTGAAGAAGGCACTCCGCCTGGGCGTCCGCGACCGGAGAATCGCCCATCACACGAGCGTCCCGCTCCTACGCGAGCCGGCGCCGCGCAAAGGCTTCGTGCATGACGAGACCTACGACCGTCTCATGGCCGCCCTACCCGAGCACCTCCGGCCCGTCGTCGCGATCGCCTACGAGACGGGATGGCGGCGAGGCGTCATTCTCGACCGGACGTTCGACCACTTCGACCTACACCGCGGGAAGAACGGCGCGCTCCGACTCGAGCCGGGCGAAGGCAAGACCGGCGAGCCCGTAGACTTCCCGGTCTCGGCGGAGCTCTCCGCCATGCTGAAGGAGCAGATCCGCCACGCACCGACCGGCTGTCGGTGGCTGTGCTATCGGCCCGACGGTCGGAAGGTCCGCGACTTCCGCGGCGCGTGGGCGACGGCGTGCCAGACGGCCGGCGTGCCCGGGCTCATGTTCCACTCGCTCCGACGCTCAGCAGCTCGGAATCTCGACAACGCCGGAGTCCCGCAGCCTGTCGCGCAGGAGGCGATGGGCATGCGGACCGACTCCGTGTGGCGACGCTACCGCATCGTCTCCGACCGCGACCGCACGGCGATGGCGGACGCGCTCGATGCCCGGAATCGCAAACGGCATGGCACCGACGCCGAGGCTAGAGCACTACAGGAAGCATTACAATCGGTGGAATCTCCGGCGACCGACGAGCCCTCCGACGGCGAGGCGATCCACTGAACGGGTCGCGTCTACCCGCGCGAACCCGGTCTGCCGGTATGCACGGGGCGACAGCGAATCGTGGATACCGCCGGAGCTTTTAAGTCCCCTGCGTCTGCCTATTTCGCCACCCCGGCTGCAAACCCCCTAGCATGTGCGGCGTTCCGGGGGCGCGGCCGCGTATCTCTACCTACCCCCCGTTCCCTGGATCTGCGACTAACAGGCACCCGTGAGATTCCTGATCACACTCGCCCTACTCGCCTGTACGACCCTCGCGGTGGCAAGCCCCGTGGACCGCCCCAACATCGTCCTCATCATCGGGGACGACTTGGGCTGGCCTTACTACGGCTTCGCCGACAGCCCGCAAGAACTCGGGACGACGTCCGGTCCGACTCCGGTTCACGATATCGTGTCGACACCGAACCTCGACGCGCTCGCGGCGGGCGGAGCGCTGTTTCGAAACGGCTATACGACCGCCTCGGTTTGCCAGCCCTCGCTGCGAACGTTGCTCTCGGCTGCCGGGTTGTACCCAAGCGAATGGGCGACGCGGCGCGCGGCATTGGTAGCGACCGGCATCGGCCCGATTCCGTACCGAGGAGAGGTCCCGTACTACCGAACGGTTCCCCGCGAGTTGCAGCGCTACGGCTACCGCTCCTGGGAAGGTGGGAAGCTGTGGGAGGGGAACTTCGAAGACGCCGGGTTTACGCACGGCCTCGCAGTCAATCGGCACCCTACCCTGTTCGGGATCGATGGCGTCAACTTTGGGCGTGACGACTGGGACACCGCAACCTGCGGCTCGACCGGGGACACGACGCCCTGCCCTGCGTTGGAGCCCCTTCGAGACTTCCTCGAGGAGGCCGGCACGGACCCCTTCTTCCTGTGGTTCGCGCCCCTGCTCCCCCACGCACCGGAAAACGCGCCTCAGATCTACCAGAACGAGCTCGCGGCACTTGGCCTGTTGCCCTACGAGGTCAGGTATCTCGCGAACGTTCGCTGGCTGGATGAACTCGTGGGTGAACTCATCCTCGAACTCGAAGCACGTTCGCTCCGCGATGATACGGTCATCATCTACCTCTCCGACAACGGATGGGGACTCGGATTCCAGTTCGTGGGAAGTACAGGCCGAGGCAAGGGAACGCCCTACGACCTTGGCTCGCGCACGCCGTTCATCTTCTCGTGGCCGGGTCACATCGCTCCCGCGGAGTACCCGGATCTGGTTCTCGCGAGCGACATCCCCGCTACCATCTTGTCTTTCGCCAACGCGGCACGGCAGCCTTCCGAAGCCGCCGGCATCGATCTCCGTGCCCGCACCCTCGGTGGAGCCCCGATCGGACGGACGGAGATCATCCAGCACTACGGCGGCGACGACACCGTGCTCGCTCCGCCCTGGCGCTACATCCGCCACGACAACGGAACGGAGGAGCTGTACGAGATCGGGATCGACC contains:
- a CDS encoding sulfatase-like hydrolase/transferase, whose protein sequence is MRFLITLALLACTTLAVASPVDRPNIVLIIGDDLGWPYYGFADSPQELGTTSGPTPVHDIVSTPNLDALAAGGALFRNGYTTASVCQPSLRTLLSAAGLYPSEWATRRAALVATGIGPIPYRGEVPYYRTVPRELQRYGYRSWEGGKLWEGNFEDAGFTHGLAVNRHPTLFGIDGVNFGRDDWDTATCGSTGDTTPCPALEPLRDFLEEAGTDPFFLWFAPLLPHAPENAPQIYQNELAALGLLPYEVRYLANVRWLDELVGELILELEARSLRDDTVIIYLSDNGWGLGFQFVGSTGRGKGTPYDLGSRTPFIFSWPGHIAPAEYPDLVLASDIPATILSFANAARQPSEAAGIDLRARTLGGAPIGRTEIIQHYGGDDTVLAPPWRYIRHDNGTEELYEIGIDPFEYNDVASDHPSIVATHRATADDHLAALYIPPARTEIVGRVTAAGTPIAGGQLRFGSQTVSTDTNGYFVIGPLEPGVDRLRRNRRMGKLSWEQDALFASLPFGGGGLYLPIEARAAGNQLTEASGRVRGIVTDSVTSAPLPGVAIKLKGSPTSLRTISGPAGEYLFEGLPPRLYKLAAKRKGYRVAKVSDIEVLPGDELVTLPVALEPK
- a CDS encoding amidohydrolase family protein, which translates into the protein MTDLATLATPLRRDLPMPIDRVVHREGLQLPPGTVVVSADSHWEIAEDIFVERLPAKFRDMAPRIWTDNVVQFGFSDGKGNVIDPMTSEMKKIWERSTEVEGIHDLNLRIRDMDAEGIAKEINFPSFGLGFSALPDLELREAIFRVYDEALAEMQATAAGRSYGVAVISNWWDATQARSAVQHIVDLGFKAMILPVRAGLHADGKPVVYSEPELDPLWEAIEASGLPLCFHIGEGARFSGRGGWGIAAMTSFSPFVPVLAQLIFGGILERFPKLKIVFAEGGIGWVPAALQDAELVFDSFTGLHNYFPKLRPTEYWSRNCHATFQNDALGLRLLDHIGVDNVMWAVDYPHAEGSWGMSEASMRTVLDSVPPDAARKILGGNALRVFNL
- a CDS encoding enoyl-CoA hydratase/isomerase family protein, which produces MSLVRTEIVDGIAQVTIDVTPLPLLNVELFIELFGLLDRLEGEADLRVAVFRSANPDFFLMHADAQALLQMQPSTERPAEPNGGVALFERLRRLSCATIGVLDGAARGGACELLYAMDMRIGSTRAVVGQPEVALGLLPGGGGTVRWAKALGRARALELLLTGRDMDAEEALAVGWLQAVVPPHGLDDEADRLARRIARMPAASITEIKRVVDVALGPIEDAILAETQALARLMAAGQHVEPIRRFLAAGGQTRGPEVDDFQKIVDETTST
- a CDS encoding SGNH/GDSL hydrolase family protein; amino-acid sequence: MTVVLISGGVAVLVIGFVSLVVLLYQGRRTPHGRPQFVALGSSFAAGIGLGPRVPRSPHACMQSINGYPQQLARLLGLSLVDVSCSGAAAKHVLHGAQYFQRPQLDALEASTELVTLTIGGNDVRYVGDLSMLAARRERSLSGWLLGKFWNGPKPVEERDFSRLQADIRSILNEIQQRSPRARIVVATYPTIVPAQEVCPKLGLTEEEAALMRDVGLQLAETTRAAAREAGALVLDLERLSAPHHACAARPWVNGWKQAAGTQFHPTMDGAKATAEEIARILGSSTDADPVAFEKDVK
- a CDS encoding alpha/beta hydrolase domain-containing protein, with product MNKIGWAAMAAACVLVAGISACSDATLSPVQPEPSAAVPDLSDALPEPNPVQMFGNYPLASVGYSISEFFISGAASSYSSSRPLGSDGKWSVVPDATAPYKTRLVVVQPVDRNDFSGTVIVEWFNVTSGLDQAVDWLYTHREIIREGHAYVGVSAQAVGVNQLLESDPARYGSLGHPGDSYSYDMYSQAGMAVREWSATLLPGLQVRSLIADGESQSAGRLTTYVNALAPLVNVYDGYLIHSRGGGSPAVSVAPEADVPAPETVFIRDDLTVPVLTLQTETDVLGISGFLPARQPDNPSHRLWEVAGTAHVDIYVAQQAGDDTGTIESDVAQFSSMTSPSTGFTVDLGGSPLTLECPPGLNAGQQHYVMLAALHTLIEWVETGEQPGSMPRLEVDSTTTPPSFGIDENGNVKGGVRTPAVDAPVATLSGLPAADAAGFCVFFGQTVPLTQERLTALYPTQDEFVRKWRQAAADAQAAGYLLPVDAARLAEVVSGTQ
- a CDS encoding phosphotransferase: MLKPDDLDASWFQTALTPQYSGVRVSGAEITKVDEWTNTHVRMKLSFDEAAGAPERVFVKLPPRNVSKARAMGSARMGALEARFYQRLAPVIDLRVPTPHAAIIEEDGGFAIVIEDLRDSGCVPYNAIGVSPDAAAGALEDLAKMHVRYEDPGQRTGNEVSWIAAPAPRRAPDPQRPEKPNVGQILLRRGIDQARDQLNDAYVTVAEFWIDHVAELQALWWDAPHTVIQGDAHPGNLFDDHGRVGFLDWGIISLGDPMRDASYFICLALDTEVRRAHQRELLRHYLDVRRSLGGREIGWDDAWNRHRIHAAYTVPASCQALAVPEDATPNAKKFSALFLQRAVAAVEDLDAPNAIGAFPP
- a CDS encoding site-specific integrase, whose product is MRRKYGMGGVYQRGAVWWFYWSDNGRQRFESSRSSSKPAAMAMLAERQSQVKTGRHLEHADRVTLGALLDGALEDYETNERRSMRKARTNAAILRAYFGDVPAQAISSADVRRFSKQERTRDLPAGSYRSNATINARLRLLKKALRLGVRDRRIAHHTSVPLLREPAPRKGFVHDETYDRLMAALPEHLRPVVAIAYETGWRRGVILDRTFDHFDLHRGKNGALRLEPGEGKTGEPVDFPVSAELSAMLKEQIRHAPTGCRWLCYRPDGRKVRDFRGAWATACQTAGVPGLMFHSLRRSAARNLDNAGVPQPVAQEAMGMRTDSVWRRYRIVSDRDRTAMADALDARNRKRHGTDAEARALQEALQSVESPATDEPSDGEAIH